CGCTTCGCTTCGTTTTTCTTTGCGCCGTTGGAGTAGCTCTTGTTGAGTTGGCTTGCAGAGGCTCGTGCTCAGCTGCGGAGGAGGCCGGACCAGTTGCGCGCTCCCGGAGAGCACGGCGGACATGGGCGGCGGAGGAGGTCCGGCGGCTGTCGGCTGCGGCGGGGTGCTGCAACGGCAAGGCCGGGCCCGGGGGAGGCACGGGGGACGTTTATGGCGAGGATCGCGCCACGGAGGATCAGCTTATCACGCCCTGGGCCGTCTCTGTCGCTAGGTGAGTCGCGAGCTCCCCGACCGCAATTTTTCGGTTTTTGAATGCGCTTTTCCCTCCGACGGCGCGACGGCAAGGCCGCGTGCTGCgcgcgttttttttttctccttctccttttcgTGGATTCCGGCGAGCATCTGGAATCTGGTGATTGCGCGTAACTTTGCGTTCGCGTCGGAATTTTGGTatggcgttttttttttttgctttgatcTCGATGCTTCCATAGCGTAAACTCGGGATTTACGTTCTTCTAGACGACTGGACAGGATCTCGTCATGCTGTACATGATGATATTAGCATGCATACCTTATTTTTCTCTACTCCTGAATTTATTGAGCCGAAATTTTTGCTCGTTGTGTTTCGTTTGAGTTTCCATTCGCAAAATCACGCTGAACGACAGCTTACGATGCGATGATTGGGAGTTATTCATTAGTAAATCGAAGGTTCGAACGAGTAGCTATCAGATTTtgctacttttttctttttttttttggtcgaaggatTTTGCTACTTGAAATTACGCTTTTCTGGCATCGTGCTGTGACTTTGGAATATAGGATTGCTCTCCTCGAGGTGAGGATTTCCTTCATGTCTATAGAGGAAATAGTACTACCACCTCTGTTTTCAATTTCTTGTCATCGGAGCTTCCGATGACAAGAAATTGAAAACGAGCTTGATCTAAGAAGCTGagatttaattagaaattcaaaatgctCCAGTTTCACTACTGAAATATTAGTAGTTAGAAGTTCGTACAGATTGTCATTCCGACTTCGATCTAGTTCGATCCATATTTAGTCCAGTACGTACGATTGAAAGATCAGAGCCTTATTTATTCCTTTGTGCTGTTATAGTGGTTACAATTTGTTGAGGGATCCGCGCCACAACAAGGGATCGGCCTTCAgcgaaaaagagagagatgctCATTATCTGCGTGGCCTTCTGCCCCCGGCGATTCTCAGCCAGGAGCTACAGGTAAACCTTGATGAAAATTGGTCTTATTCGTTCAATTTTGATCTGGAGATCATTTCAATTGGCTAGAATTCGTTACCCAATTTCGACTTTGGGCTTGTTTTGCTTAGTCATTTGTATGTTTTACTTTCAGGAGAAGAGAATTATGCACACACTTCGCCAATATAAAGTTCCGTTGCAGAGATATATGGCCTTGATGGACCTTCAGGTAAGATTTCCGTGGCATAAGGCAGGACTTGGGTGTAACAGAATCCCAAAAAGTAACAGAATCCATCTTGAGTGCGAAATCGATatattttctctgttttggCGAAACATGGACAATCAGCAGTAGACTGGTGATGACCAAGTGTCGCCAGGCTACAATTGCTAACGAGAATATTGTAGCCGTTGGTTAACCATTTCCAACTGGTTATGTTTTCCAGGAAAGGAATGAAAAGCTGTTTTACAAGCTGCTCATCGACAATGTTGAGGAGTTGCTCCCGGTAGTCTACACTCCAACAGTTGGTGAGGCTTGCCAGAAATATGGCAGCATATTCAGGCGCCCTCAGGGACTCTTCATCAGCTTAAAAGACAAGTATTAACACCTGGAGGCTCTATCGTGTCATTGGTTTAAATTTGTCCGATACCAGAGTGGTATATAATGATTCGCATCATTTTCGTTGTTCAGGGGAAAGATACTTGAGATATTGAAAAATTGGCCTGAGAGGAACATTCAAGTTATTGTGGTGACTGATGGCGAGCGTATACTGGGTCTCGGTGATCTTGGTTGCCAGGTAACCAGCTCTAATTTGTTCGATCGCATCGGAGCCAAAAACCATTGATCGAAACCATTCGTCACCTCACATGCATACAATTACCGAGTGGATggacattaaaaatattatattcttttcAGGGTATGGGGATACCTGTGGGTAAACTATCTCTATATACAGCATTAGGAGGACTTCGTCCCTCAGCGGTAAGCCTTTTCTAGTCACTGGTTTATGTTTATGTATGCTCTCATGTTGAGCTTTCTAGGGATTTGTAgtctgaaaaattattttaattgcttccgtAAATCATATCAAGAGGGGATATTGGAGGATTCCTAGAAGTAGAATGACTATTTTGTAATTCATGTTATGACCCTTCACTATCATGAGATCTGCACCTAGGAAAGTGCTAGGATAGCACGAGATGTCTGGTAGACACGACCAACAGTATTTGTTTCTAATAACCAAATTAAATGTAAGTAATTTGCAGGATGCACATGGTAACGACATGATTTCCAATGTATCTTAGATTTAAGCCTATCCAACAGATATTAAGATGCATATGACAATTCAATGACTGATTAAACAGAATACTGTCTAAATGCATATACGTATTCAGTAATGTCTGAGACGCAAGTTCAATCGTTTTTCCATGTCTCTATacaaatcaaaaaaagaattattattCTGAAAGCTTATGTTCCAAAGAATTTGCGTGATTGCTACTTGAGAAGAACCTCAAACTTCCTAAGCGGGCTGTGAAATCTTGGAGTTGCTATTTATGTCTTGCAGTGCTTGCCAATAACCATTGATGTTGGCACAAACAATGAAGGGTTGTTGAAGGATGAGTTCTACATCGGTCTCAGGCAAAAAAGGGCAACCGGGCAGGTTCGTCGGTTTTTCTTCCTTACTGCCCCCTAACCTCTTCCCTTTAATAATTGCTTCTTATTTCCGCCTACTCTTCAGTGTTGACCAAGGACAAACACCGTTAATTTTGTTCCAGTAAGTCCACTTCTGACGAATTGCCAACCTGTTCACATAATACAGGAATATGCCGAACTTCTTGACGAGTTCATGAATGCTGTCAAACAGAATTATGGAGAGAAAGTCCTCGTACAAGTGAGTTGCAGAGTTTCTCATGCGATAGTATCATGTCCCTATTGATGCTAATGATCAGTGCTTTTCAGTTTGAAGATTTCGGAAACCATAATGCATTTGAGCTATTGACAAAATACAGGCATACACACCTTGCCTTCAACGATGACATACAGGTAAATTTTCGAATGAATTCTTCTCTCTGCTTGTGGTGCGTGTGCTGGATCATGCACATGCAGTTAATATAGCTAAATGGAGTAAAAGCTTCAGCTATTGTAAGTTCTGCTGTACAATCGCAGGGTACGGCCTCTGTGGTACTTGCTGGACTTATTTCTGCTCTTCGAGCGGTTGGTGGAAAGCTAGCTGAACAGAAGTTCTTATTTCTGGGTGCAGGAGAGGTTAGACTTTGAATTATTTTCCCTGACCAGTTACATTTCCCGCCAAATGTGGTCAAGTCTGAAACACGCATGTTTCGGTTGTCTTTTCCTAATAATAGTAGCAACTATGCATTTTCTTGCTTCTCTTTAcaagtttgctttttttttttcattctttttgccAAAGAATTACCTCTCTTCTATACAACAAGGATCGCCTTATGAAAAAGACGAAAGTTTCTCCTGTAATGTAACGATCTGTTCTTGAGCTTAAATGCATGAGTCAAGAAGTCAGCTCCTTATTCATCCATTCATTTCTTTTAGTCCTGGCTTGCATATTGTTTACCCCTTCAAAGTTCTATGCTGATCCCATAAATTTAACCCTTGTGCTACATTGGCTCACCTTTCTTCTTTGTGAATTGAAGGCTGGAACTGGCATCGCCGAGCTTATAGCCTTGGAGATGTCAAAACAGGTGAACAGATgctaccttttatttttttaatcctttaAAAATATGCACGATAATCCtttctaaattttaatattgCTATGGCAGACAAAAGCTCCAGTTGAGGAGACACGCAAGAAGATATGGCTTGTGGACTCCAAGGTACATGGAGCTCCTGGTCTTGGTTTTATCTGCTTGTCCTGGAGTATATTTTGATGCATGACTTCTTACACATTTCTGCTATCAAATGTTGCAACATTTGTTTTCAGGGACTGATTGTTAGATCCCGTTTGGAGTCACTTCAGCACTTTAAGAAGCCTTGGGCTCACGAGCATGAACCTGTCAAAACTCTGTTAGACTCTGTCAAGGTGCGTAAATTTTAGGAAGTTGTTCCACAGTGTACTAATTCGACCATGACTGACACTCAGTTCTTCCTGTATTCAATATTTTGCCAATTACGCAGGCGATCAAGCCAACAGTGTTGATAGGATCATCAGGCGTAGGCAAAACCTTCACCAAGGAAGTGGTCGAGGCCATGGCCTCATTGAAtgaggttctctctctctctctctctctctctctctcttctctcactctctctctctctttctctcacacgcacacacacacacacacaaaagaagGCTAACCTTACCTTTTCTGACATCGATGTTTTTCTTTGCTTACAGAAACCAATAATTCTTGCCCTCTCAAACCCAACCTCCCAGTCTGAGTGTACAGCTGAAGAAGCTTACACATGGACTAAGGTATAATTGACTTGCAATTTTTTCAGTTATTTTGTGCATCGAGAATTATTAGTGAAGAAAGATTTTCCAAGTCTCCAATCAATTTTTCCCCTCGATTCTCCTTCAAATTTTCAGGGGAAAGCCATCTTTGCCAGTGGAAGCCCATTTGACCCAGTGAACTACAATGGCAAAACTTATGTACCTGGACAGGTCCTTGCTCTCTACTTCCACTGGTTTATCTTCTACAATTTCCTCGCTTTAGAACTCACTCCCATCTATTCTGATGCTCGCTGCTGTTCATGTCATTCAGGCAAACAATGCATACATATTCCCCGGACTTGGATTGGGATTGATCATATCCGGCGCTATCCGTGTGAATGATGGCATGCTCTTGGCTGCCTGTAAGTGCACAGAGACATAAGCGTTCATTTGTTCATCTTTCCATATGAACCACTTGTAATTCAGCATATCTCTCTGATCTTATAATATCGAGACTTGTACTCCTCTCTGTGTCAAGTTTCCATTCCTGAGCTTAATATTAGCTCCATCAGCCTTACTAATATTTCCTGGTTGAACAGCGGAAGCTTTGGCCTCACAAGCAATACCCGAAAATTTCGAGAAGGGACTGATCTACCCCCCATTCTCTAATATCAGAAAGATATCAGCCCACATCGCAGCCAGCGTCGCTGCAAAAGCATATGAACTAGGTAAGCTGTTCTTAGCTTCTTCACCTTTTTATTTAGGCCACCGATACCATCCCCCCGTCTTCGTACTCGTGTTGAGCATCGATCGGCTTTCTCAGGTTTGGCTTCCCACCTTCCTCGTCCGAAGGACCTAGTCAAATACGCAGAAAGCTGCATGTACAGCCCTGTGTACCGAAACTATCGTTGAAGCGACGGGACTGAAATCGCTGCCATCCCACTTGAAGTTCAACCGTTCAGATCCCATCGAGAAGTTTCCTATTTCTGTTTAGCTAATGGTTGTGTCTATTGTATTCTTTCATCTCAGAAGCATCAGTAATATATAAACCCGGAACGAATCTCCATCGATACGTCATATGTCCGAGGTGACTATGCACTCACGATTCCAATAGGGCTCGCCCATCATTTTGGCAGACTTGGCCCACAAGGCCCGACATCCGTTCCAGGCCTGCGTCAGCGTGCCCAAGTTTACGAGCTCTCGACACGTTTTTCGTACCCCGGCCTTCCCAATTGTGTTAGATTGCTACCGCATGGGCTCAAAAGGGCCAACGcacaaaaaatagtaataatagcGTGAAGGGCCATCTTTAGgcctaaaaatacaaaaagaaagcCCGGAAAGGCCCACTGATAAAATGGGCCACGCACAAGCCCGTTTGATGTCAGTAGACGAACTTAGCCATTGTGTGCCTAAGACTTGGGCCTGGCCCAATTCAGGCGGACGGCCTTTCATGTCCCCGAGGCCGGCTTAAGTATTTTCCCaaattccataaaatttcaGGTGGACAGGATCGACCCCGCTATGCGACTCGCCCCCTCCAACTCAGAGGTCTCTACTTACTGGGCCAAGAGGGATTGAATCGCAGCCCCGATCCGTGCCCAaaggtttttcttttgggtcgaaactgtacttttttttttaacgtccTACCAACACTAATCTTTCACTAGGTCGCATGTACATGGTTCCATTTAAGAGTGATCGgttctataataattatttttcaggtCCCAAGCCTCAAACCGACTTTGTTGGGATCGACTCCCCGTTTATGATACAGGCAAACAACCCTAGAACTGACTTAAAACCAAATCGTCCTAACCTCAACCCCGGAACCGGCCAGGGGCATGTTCttcctatttttttcattatatcatacatacATGTATGCGTCAACACGAATATAATTCTTTCACTTGAGGATAATATGTGGAACATATTCAATTTTGACAaacatttctattttaaaaaagagagtaaaaaacTTGCTTAAGGTAAAAGGTAAGCTCTAAATTCCAGGTTCTCGGATAGAAAAGACCAATTCACCAAGTAGAAATAGAAACCAAAATGGTTTGAGTTAGTTCACAATATTTTGTAAAGAATACTAAACCAGTCCATTTGTGAACCGGCTGGAGTAAGTGTGGTTCGAGACAATTCCAGAATTAAATCGACTCGGATGGTTGCCCCAAATTCTGATTGACCTCGTGGCATTACAAGTTTCATCCTACTTTCTGTAGGCTAGTCCTCCGACTTTCCGTGATTTCTGCATTGTCGCGATTGTAATCACACTGCATTAATTTTCCCATTTCATGTACCCATGtccattttatatatatactttcaCTAAATAGGTTCTTGTGAAAACACAAATGAAGGCCAAACCAAGAAACGTTCTTGGCCATTATGACGGACAGAGGAGTCACTTTACAACATTCCACTAGCAGGCACTCTTAATCTGACTATCCAAGATAAACGGCGCAAAAGAAAAGGTATGGGTAGGTGAGGAAGAAAACTGGAACTACCTGGTAGAGTTTCTTGTACCTGTACTATAGCCACATACATCTTTCGCTGAAGGATATGATACGCCCTTTAAGGATTTGAATCCGCAACTTGAGAACTTCGGATTCCCCAAAACGACTTGGGCTTCAGCTTATCGTTTCTGGTTGAAAAAAGCCAACCCAAATGAGTGTCGCAAGTGCCACAGGTAGTTATCGTCCAAGCATACCTGCAAAAAGCCAGCTCAGGAACTCAATCGGGTCATACGAGCTTATACAGCTTATGCATGAGACAGCAGTGCTGAGTCTATCGGAGGCAACACAATCTATGGTTAACCAATATTAACTCGGTTGAGCCTAAGCAGCCTGCTTTGCATGCAATCATTTTTCACAAGAGTTTATCAATTTAAGTGAGTCGCCCGATGGAAACACAGTTATAAAACTGCAGTTCCTGACATTCTTTTAGCTACAGCAAAATGATAACGATTCAGTCGTCTGCCATAGCTTTACTCATACAAGAAAGGGTTCAGCTACTATTCCTCTCATATTTACTGAAGAAATAGTTGCCCCATAAGTCTTTGGGTCTTTGACTAAAGACAGGTTCAAAATGGTCCATCAATGTctcttcttttcactttccaaaaAAACTGGTTTGACTGCATCTTATTGACTCTTCTCTTCATCCCGACTTTATTCCTCTCATATACCAGATCGTCCAAAGACATCTCATCAccagaaaaacaacaaaacctCAGCCTATCCTTGTTTCAACTTACCAAACAGAAGCAAGTTTTTAAATCAATTGTTCTGTGGAAAGGCCCTAGTCTCCACATAGCCCATTTTGGTATACTGTCAGGAGGATAAAGCATGCTCCACGTGTAAAAGTAGGTAGTTTCAACTTACAAGTAAAGGACTAAGTTCAAAGAAAGCATCGGCATGGGAGTATCGGTAGGGTAGACAACTCTCAAATTCGATTTCCTTCTCGAACATTTTTTTGTCGTGAAAATTCTTATTGAGAACATTAGACAATAAAACTTAATCCAAAGAACTTCCGGGCACTGAACAGTTAATTTCTCTCTAGCCAGATAGTCCCATCAGAGCTGTTTACCACTGCCAACAAACCCCGTCTTGAAAGGACTTCCCTCAGCCTTCCGACAATAATACTCAGACTAAGTGACTGATTCCTGTTTTACAGTTCAAAGGTGAATGTGTATAAGAAGGT
This genomic stretch from Eucalyptus grandis isolate ANBG69807.140 chromosome 3, ASM1654582v1, whole genome shotgun sequence harbors:
- the LOC104436264 gene encoding NADP-dependent malic enzyme yields the protein MHTLRQYKVPLQRYMALMDLQERNEKLFYKLLIDNVEELLPVVYTPTVGEACQKYGSIFRRPQGLFISLKDKGKILEILKNWPERNIQVIVVTDGERILGLGDLGCQGMGIPVGKLSLYTALGGLRPSACLPITIDVGTNNEGLLKDEFYIGLRQKRATGQEYAELLDEFMNAVKQNYGEKVLVQFEDFGNHNAFELLTKYRHTHLAFNDDIQGTASVVLAGLISALRAVGGKLAEQKFLFLGAGEAGTGIAELIALEMSKQTKAPVEETRKKIWLVDSKGLIVRSRLESLQHFKKPWAHEHEPVKTLLDSVKAIKPTVLIGSSGVGKTFTKEVVEAMASLNEKPIILALSNPTSQSECTAEEAYTWTKGKAIFASGSPFDPVNYNGKTYVPGQANNAYIFPGLGLGLIISGAIRVNDGMLLAASEALASQAIPENFEKGLIYPPFSNIRKISAHIAASVAAKAYELGLASHLPRPKDLVKYAESCMYSPVYRNYR